The nucleotide sequence ACTCTCAAGGTTATGTAGATAAAAAAGAAGAAATTACTTCAAACGGAACAACTACAACATACGTAACTAAAAAATATGGAATACTTTTCGACCTTCAATATGCAAGAAAAATATTAACACTTGGCTCTACACAGCTTTGGGCTCGTTTTGGTATTAAAGACTCTTCAGCAGACCTTGGTGCAGATATAGTATTAAACGATAATTTGAGATTAGTGTCAGACCTTTATAAATTTAACAGAAAAGATTTGATAAATCAGCCAAACAATCCTGAGTTAGACATTGGGCTTGAGTACAGATTTAGTGGTTATCCAATATTTGTAAAATTTGGTGGCTCTGATTTAATAAACAGTTCTGTTAGAGGCTTTTACATAGGTGGTGGATTTGTATTTACAGACAATTATTTAAAATATCTTCTCGGCAGCTTGCCAAAAGTTAGATAAAATTTGGGGGTAAATGATGAAGAGAGAAAGAGAAAGGATAAATATAGATAAAATAGAGACTCTAAAAGAATTAGACCTATTTAAAGAGCTTAAAGAAGAAGAGTTGAAGAATATAGAAAAGTTCTTTGTTGCAAAGAAATTTAAGAAAGGTGAATACATATTCTATGAAGGAGATAAAGAGCCGGGTATATACTTTGTGATAGATGGAATAGTAAAGCTAATCAAAGAAACGAACGAAGGCAAAACTGTAATACTAAGACTTGCAACAAAAGGCGAGAGCTTCGGCTGGCTTGTTATGAAAGATAACAGACCACCTGTTAATACTTATACAGCTCAAGCTTTAATTGATACAACAGTTTTATATATATCAAATCAAGATTTCTTAAAACTGCTTTTAATGTATCCTGCTTTAGCAGTAAGAATAACGTGCGAGCTTACTAAAAATATTCTTGAAGCATATGACAGACTTAAAAGCTTAGCTGTTGAAAAGGTAGAAGGAAGAATAGCAACGCTTATTCTTGAACTTGTTGACAAGATTGGAAAGAAAGAAGGCGATAACGTAGTAATAAATGCTCCAATAACAAGACAAGATATAGCAGAAATGGCAGGAACAACGGTAGAAACAGCAATTAGAGTAATAAGCAGATGGAAAAAAGAAGGAATATTAGACACAGAAAGGGGTAAAATAGAGATTTTTGATATAGATTATCTTCAAGATTTGATTAGTTAAACCATCAAAAATTATTTAGCTAAACAATATGAAAAACTTATTAAGAAAACTTTTAGCATTTGTGATAAGTTTTATTCTATTTTTTTCATTTCCGTCTTTTGCAAAAGGCGGTAGAGGTGGAAGCTTAGGTAAGATACACAAGGTTTATATTAGAGACAGAAACCCTGCACTCTCACTCTATGAATTGTACAAAGATTCTACTTCTGGTTATGTTTTACTGGGTGTATTTGCTGTTTATTTCGTATTTAATATTGGACTTGCCGCATTCGTTCTTGCAAGAGAATTAATATCAGCAAAAATGCAAAATAATAATCAAAAAATAAATTCATCAGAAGATTTACATTTAAAAAAATAAATTTTGCTGAACTAAGAGATGATGAACCAATTACAGTGCTAAAAAATAATTTTAGCTTAATATCAATTTTTGCAAAATTATTATTATTTGTGTTTATTTTAGTTGCAGCAATTTCAATGACAGCTATTACAATTTTTCTTATATACAAAATTAAAGAAGAGCCAACCTATTATGCTCACTACATTTATTTAATTTTTGGTATAATGGGAAGTTTAGTAAGTATAGGTTTTTTAAATCTTTCTTTAACTCTCTTTAATTTGAAATACATCAAGGTTTACAAAAATAAAATCATTCAAAATGCTTTTATCAAATGGCTACCTCCTTTTAATAGAAGCATAAATTTAGATCAAAAAGATTTAAAGATAAAAATTTATATTACTTCTAAGAATGTCTATCATATTATATTTACAGATAACCTTTCATTAGTTAGAAACCTCTTGCTTAGTTTATTTTCTTTCGATTTCTTTTATCCTAAGGTGATACATATTTTTTTTAATATTAAAACTAAGTTTTACAGTACTTGCTCCTCTAAAAATGAAGTATTGAGATTTATAAATTTTCTTTTAGAGAAAATAGAAAATACTGAAGATAGAGAAAAATTAGAAGAACTTAGACAGAAAATATTGATGGCATTGTAAATCAAGAACTAATTTTGAGACTGCCTCAAAAATCCACATTGTCATTCTGCAGCCGTGCGAAGAATCTCCTATTTTTCTTTTCAAGTCAAAAATCAAAAGAGGAGATTCTTCGGACTTACGTCCTCAGGAGGATGACGGATAAAGGTAAACTTGTGAAATTTTGGAACACTCTCAAGGTTTATTTGATACTAAACTATAACAAGATAAGGACAGCCTTTTTAAGACTGTCCCTGTTTATGGTTAATATATTAAGATTCAGACCCTGGCATTTTATAAGCTTCGTCTGCTAATGGAACCCATGGTCTTGGCATCCATTTTGGTCTTCTAAGTCCGCCCGGTCCTGGTGCTGGTCTTGTTAATTGATCTCTCCAAGCTTTGTAAACTTCAA is from Sulfurihydrogenibium sp. and encodes:
- a CDS encoding Crp/Fnr family transcriptional regulator gives rise to the protein MKRERERINIDKIETLKELDLFKELKEEELKNIEKFFVAKKFKKGEYIFYEGDKEPGIYFVIDGIVKLIKETNEGKTVILRLATKGESFGWLVMKDNRPPVNTYTAQALIDTTVLYISNQDFLKLLLMYPALAVRITCELTKNILEAYDRLKSLAVEKVEGRIATLILELVDKIGKKEGDNVVINAPITRQDIAEMAGTTVETAIRVISRWKKEGILDTERGKIEIFDIDYLQDLIS